The window CTGCAGGGTGCAAACTCAGGTCTAGAACCATCTGGGGCTGGAACCCTAGGTTCTGAGGGTCTGAACTACAGGGATTCCAGGCTCTCCCTCTGCCCTGTCTGCTCACATCCCCCTGATCCATCTGTGTGTCCTCAGCACCCGGCCCAGGACAGACTGTCAGCTCAGTAAATAAATGGGTGCTCGAGGTGGGGAATAACCCCGTCTCCCTGGCTGTGAGGCCACTGGGGAGCGGGGTCTTCTGTTCTCATGGAATTAGCCGACCTGAGGCAGCGCCTGGCGCGCAGCACGGCCTCAGCACAGCTCATTAAACACGACAACGAATGGATAGGGGTACTCACGAGCAGGGGTGCAGGCTCTGGATGGCCATGACTGCCAGCCCATTGGCCACCTTGTCCGAGAAGCTCATGGCACCATACACGAAGGCTCCGCTGTGCTGGGGGAACACGGGCAGGGGATCAGCATCCCAGGCCTCGGCCCTGGTCCCAAACCCCAACCCAGACTGGCTCAGCAGCCCTACCGTGTGGGGGCCGATGAGGTCAGCCGTCATGGCCAGCGAGGTGACGAGGATGGTGGCACAGCCCATGCCCAGCAGCACAGCCACCACATACACAGCCACACCCAGCTCATCTGCCAGTGCCACCCAGGCTGCGAAGGCCAGGATCACCAGGAGGCCCACAAAGTAGGTCATCTGCAGAGAGCCCGGCCTGGCGTCAGGCCCGCCTCGCTGGGCAGCCCTGAGCCTGGTACCTGCCCTTTCTGATCTTCAGTCGGCCCCCAACCCCAGCAAAGGGGGGTTTGAGTTGGGTTATCCCTAAGGAGCCCCCAGCTCTGACCTCAGAGGATTCTGAGATTCTGGGCCTCAGAGGTGCTCCAAGCTCCATGGAGCAGATGTTCTAGGGCTATGCTGTCTTGTCACGCCTGCCACTAGAGGTGGGCGGCTACTTGGGTCTCAACGCAAGtcaattaaaaggaaacaaaatgaagcattcagttcctcagtcacgcCGGCCACCCTCTGGCTCCCACGCTGGGCCGTGGTCTGGAGTCGCCCAGGTTCTGCAAggcaccctcctcccctctgcccgGCCCACTCACATTCCTCCCGATGCACTTGTTGACGGGcttcaggaggaaggagaagaggaagccGCTGAGGTACATCACCAGCGGGATGGTGGCGATGAACTTCTGTCGGGGCAGAACGGGGGCAGAGCAGGCACAGGCATGGCAGGTGCGGCTCATCAGGCTCGGGGCCCCACACCCCGCCACCCGGCCGGCTCACCTTAGGCAGGTTGAGGGAGTAGGTGAGGTACATGGCCATGTATGTCTGGGACAGGTTCACAATGAGCCTCGTGCTCATGTACAGCAAGCCCACCTGTAAACAGAGGGACGAGTCAGAGGGGGCCCTCCTCTACTCCCATAAGCGGGGAGCACTGGGGGCCAACGTGAGTAACCCTGCAGCTGGCACCTGATCCATTAGTAGTGACTGCCTAGCTGGTCAGGTGGAGAAGAGAGCGGTGACTGATTAGTAATGTCTGCCCTGGGTGTGACTGGAGAAGGGGCTACGTTTGCTCCAATGTCTGCCATCCCTGCCTGCAGCCGCACAGAGTAAGGGCCTGGTGGGAGAGGGGCATCAACTCCAACACCCTCTGCCCCTATGATGTACCTGATAAAAGGCCGGCTCCCGAAGCCAGTGTTTCCAGAGCAGCAAGGGCCGGGCAGTAGCAGGGGCCAACAGGGGACTGTGTTCATCTGGCTCCTCCACCTGCCGCCGGCGCCCCTCCCTGGTGCCCAGGTGGAACAGCAGTGAGAAGACAGCTCCAACGCCCACCACCAACAGCGAGAGGTTCTGGGGACCGGGCAGGAGAGGGGTCAGCAGCGACTCTCGGCCCAAGCCCTGAGTTCAGGGCCTTGGGGTTGTCCCACCCAGGCAGCAGCCAGCCTTGGCCCACCCCGGGCCCCAGCTCACCCGGAACACCGGCACATCTTGGACCCCCAGCTGGTCATAGATATCCTGGGTGGATCCCATGTGGGAAGAGCCCTGCAGGTGGAGCAGAAGCCAGGCAGCCCCATAGACGGTGATGCTGGCCACCACGGTGAAGGCGTACCTGCCGGGGCACAGGCGAGGCCTCAGCAGGGCAGCCCGGGAGCCACGCAACCACTCCCTCCCGAGGCAGGCGTAGAGTCAGAGCTGCTTGTGGCGTCTGGGGAACCTCCGGCCAGGTGATTTCAGCCACCAACACACTGGGTAGCCCAGGAAAGCCTCtactggcctcagtttccccagcctGCACATATCTGATTTCTCTGGCCCAAGACCCCACCGTGAGGTCCCGTCTGCCTGGGGCCTGAATGTAGAGACTCAGCAAAGCAGGGCCGAGTCAGGCCTGCAATCCAGAAGCCTGAGAACCCAAGATACCCAGAAATCCTGGGCTTCAGCTGGGCAAGGGCTCCATTGTCTAGAGTCATCTGAGTCCACTCCTGCCTGCAGCCCCAGAGCCATGTCCCGCCTAGGGCCTCGGCCGGGGCGAGGAGCCTCTGGATCTCACCAGGAGTCCATTTCCCTTTCTGAAAGTGAGAACAAGAACACCCGCAGAGGTCAAGGCGAAGACGACACGAGGCAGGTGGTAAAGCACTTGCGGGTAGAAAGCGCCCAGAGCTTGGCCTCTACCGGGCCCAGCCTGTCCCCCTCAGCTGGGGCCCTCGGGGGCCCCAGGCATTGAGCAACCCCCGCCGTTAGTGCCCGCAGCTCTCGGCCATAATGGGGAACTGGGCTCAGACAGGCAGGGCTCTCATGACGAGCACTTACGCCCGCATGGCCACCTTCACGCGTGACGTCCCTCCTGCCGAGAACTGTCATCTCCTGATCCCTGTTTCCACTGCACAGGCcccactctgctccagccctgcccctgggcaCATGACAACCTCTCGGGCTGGTCGTGAGAATTCAAGATCTTCTGCGTTACAGGCCCGGAACGGAACTGTGCCCAGCCCACGGCAAGCGTTCCAAAAGTGCTCCTGCTACCATCACATGCAGCATCACCTCCTTCAGCACCTCAAGCAAGGCAGCGGACGCGCTGGGCGCCAGCTGTACCCACGTGTGGGAGGCGGGATTCTAAGACGGCTCAGACTTTCCCATggcctgcccccccccgcccccctctaACCCCCTCCCCTCGGGGAACGGGACGTGTGGATGTGATGGGATGTCAAGCCCGTGTTAGGTAACAGTTGGCAAAGGTAAAGGGATTTTGTAGATGTAAataagggagattatcctgagtgggcctgacctaatcaggcgACCCTCAGAAAGTGGGCTCACACCATCCCTGAGATGAGAGACTCGTGCTGGCCTCAAAGCAGCAGCAAGCCCCTACGacttctttttttggccgtgcctgcggcatgcaggatcttagttccccgaccagggatcgaacccatgccccctgcagtggaagctcagagtcttaaccactagaccgccagggaagtcccagcccccAAGACTTCTAAATCTATAAGAAGACAAACACTGCCAACAATGACAGGAGCAGGGTAGAGGGACCCCAAGCCTCAGATGACACCCCAGCCCTAGtcgacaccttgattgcagcctcaAGACTAACGCTGAGAACGCAGCTAAGCCAagccagactcctgacccacagaaaccagcAGGGGGTCAATGTGTGCTGTTTGAAGTTGCTAACTTGGTGCTCACTTGTTACGCAGCACCGGCCGAATAATACACTAATTTACAGATGCCCACGCTGGGGCCGAGTCCCAGAGCCGCACAGCCAAGCAGAGCCCAGACGTGGAGGGTGGCCCTGGGCCCCCCGCTGTGCCTGCTCTTTGCACGCCTGCCCGCCCTGCCCCGAAGGTAGCACCTGAGAGCCGTGAGCTCCACCTTCTCATGGTCGTTGGTGACGAGCTCCGGGATGAGGCTGAGGTGGGCAATCTGCGTAGCAGCCCAGCCGAACTGGAAGATCACGATGAAGGGCCCGTAGTAGAGGAGGGCAACCCACTCAGGCGTGGTGGCCTTGCAGCCCAGGCAGGGGCTGAAGATGAAGGGGAAGGACAGCAGGACGCAGATGGTGCCTGTGGACGAGCAGAGCGGGGCGGGCGCACTGAAGGGCCTTCCCACGCTGGCCCGGGGCTCCCCAGGCGAGCGGGCGGCGACAAAACCGAGACATGGAAAAGGTTAGAGACCCCCtccgcaaacacacacacaacaaagtcacacagtgagtgGGCGTCAGCACCCTGGGGCTCCCCAGGCTTACAGCCCCTGTGACAGGTGGGGAACTAAGGCCGAGAGATCTGGGGCCCCACTGAGGACACATAGCCGAACAGGACAGAGGGGCTGGGCCTCCCAGTCCAGGCCCTACGCCCCTTGTGTGTGACGGGGGAACTGACACAGAGCCCGCCACATGCTGTAACCATgcaggggcagggccaggtgATAGGGGGCAAGAATGGGGGCTTGCCAAGTTTGCCCCCTTGGTGACAGCTGGGGAAACAAGCCGAGCCTGAGGCCACGCAGCAGGTTGAAGGGGCGCTGTGGAGGTCCCCTGGGGAACTGCCCACCACAGATGCGCCACTTACCCCCATCACTTCCCCTTCCCGCCTCGCCCACGAAGGGGGCCTTTTCCTCCCAGCTCCTACCAGGCGTCCTGTGGGGCTGCCAGGAGTCAGGAGGCCCAGGTGACGCTGGGCGGGGCTGGGCCGGATCCTGCCCTCCCGAGTCCTAGTGTCCCTCCTAGTGTCCCCGTCAGCCCACAAGGGGGCCTCTCCCTGGAAAACACTCATACCTCAGAACAAGCTCAAGTTCTCCCCAAAGTCCCAAAGGGGCCTGCACCACCCACCCTGCcccgtcccctcctccctctctcgccctctctccccctcactcactctgctccagccacccgGGCCTCCTCCCTgttcctcctgccccagggcctttgcacaggctgtccccttctgcctggaatgcttttcccatGACATCTCCTCTTCATCCCTCCCAGACTcaactcaaatgccacctcctcaaaGAAGCTCCCCCCCCGACCAGCCCAGTCACCAgcagtcccctccccaccctgacaCCCTCTGTCTGAACCCTGCTTTCTCTCCTTCATACCCCTTTGCACACACAGgaattcttttgtctctctgtctgGGGGGTGGGTAACAGGTCTCTCCAGGTCACTTCTGTGTCCCTGGCACCCAATATAGAGTCTGGCACATCAAGAtcttttgaatgagtgaataataataatagtggccTCTATTTAAAACAGCCCAAAGAGGTGAATgttattattaaccccatttcctgatgaggaaactgaggcccactgAGTGAGCTGCAGAGCTGCAAGGCCAGCCTGCTGGACTCCGAGCCATGCGccttccctccagccctccaCCTTTCTCCTCCCATTCCACAGCGCCTGGAGCCagacttccttcctccccaccaggCCCCGGAGGTGACCTCATTCTCCAGACCCTGGGCCGGCCCCAACAGTCCAGGAACTGGGAAATGAAACCAAAACCACGCTTGGTATTTCTCTGGAACTGGTGCCTGGAAGAGGCACCCCAGGCAGATTCCTGGTGGCCTGGCGGCCACCCAGGGCCAGACAGGAACTGTAGACTCTGGTCAGAAGAATGTGCTGCCCTGGCAGGATGGACTCTACCCTGCTGCTGCCCAGGCCATGTTAACCATTGTCAGGGCCACGCTGCCTGGCTGGGGGACTTTGGGCGAGTGactgcctctctgggcctccgtttccagGAAAGGGATCTAATAAAAATACCTCACAAAATTGGCATGAGAAATGAGAGTTAATGTGTGAAATTGGGAGCTACTACTACTTTGAGCCACTTCCTGTCTCAGCAACTTCAAAGCCATGAGATGTCACACCTTTGCAAAAGCTGTTTCAACTACTTGGAGtgcccccctacacacacacactcctattCGTCCTTCAAAACCCCAAAGCTAATGTCCCCTCCTCCAGAGCTCTGCTCCTTCCTACGAAGCCCAGTCTACCCACCCGCCCCAGCCTGGACCCAACAGGAGTGTCCATGTCTGGCTTTCCGGGTCCTCTCTGCGCTAGACGGGGAGCCCCGAGGGTCTTGTTAAGGGAAAGAATGAGTCCGTCCCCACCACCCACAGACTCGGGTAAAAAAGAGAAGTGAGCACTGTGGCTGAGGTGACCTTCACTCAAGTCACCTTATCAGGCATCACAAGGGGCCACCCTCGCTTCCTCTCTCCACAGATCTTCCTGGATCTCTGCACGTGCAGGGAAAGGGCACAGGTGGAGGCCCTGGTATCTGGTTGGGGCACCCATCATAAGCTGAAGGCATAAACACAAAGCCTTCAGTGTACTGACAAAGGTGCCTCCACGACCCTAACCTCCCCTCTGCAAGGGGACTCAGCGTCTCCCTCTGGGGTCAGGTGGGACCGTCGCTGAACCTCAGCCCCCACCTACAAAACGGGAAGACAGGCTGTTACGaggtcccacctcagggcctttgcacatgcaaCGTCCACTGCCAGGCAAACCTACCTGTGGCTGACTCCCATCTCCTTAGAGGGGGCTCACCTGTCTGCCCCAGAGAAAAGAGCCCTCACATCTCTCTGACCCAACAACTACCTTTTTTGTGTGTCAACGGGTCTACCCAACTATTATGAACAAAACTGCATTTGAGACTCTGGGCTCAGCTCTGTAAGCAATCCCAACCGCAGCCCGCAGAGGGATACCTCGGTCTGGGGTCTGAGTCACGTACCTCTCCCTGCTCCCCGCTCCCCCCGCGCCCCCACACCCGGGCTGCTAGCCTAATGTGACCCCAAGAACAGCCTGGGCATCCTCAGTGTCTAAGAAACTGAAATCCAGCCCCTAAGCCGCGGCCACAGCAATGCCAGCCACTTGCAGGCAACTTGGAGATCTGCTGTACCTTGGAAAAATGTCCCTCATGAGGGCCAGGGCAAATCACTGCCTCCTCAGTCATTGTTCCCAAGGGCAAGGAGTTACCAGCCGGCCCTCCTGGTTTCTGGAAAGCTGCCGCCCAGAATTCCCAGAAGCGGGCAGGATTCCTGGTTCTGCCTCCTGAAATGCCCGGCATGCCCCAAGCGCCAGGATGCGGCGGGTACTTCTGCCAGGGAAAGAACAGCAGGCAAAGCGGCCAGGGCTAATCGCAGGGCCCAGGGTCCGGGCGGGCAGAGAAGGATGCCAGGAGCCGGGCCTTATCATGGGTGTGCACCGGGAAGGGTGCCCCGGCCCCCGTGGgacccacctcctcccctcaccAACAGCCCTCTAGTCCAGGTAACTCCCTCATAACAAACAGAGGATGACCCCGTTACCTGCTCTGCAGACCCCCATCCCATCAGCCCGACAAGCACAGAACCCCGACCCTTCTGGCTCACCCGGTCCCCAACCCAGTTCCCAGGACAGCTCCCCAAAGCCACCAAGTGCCAGGTTGCCCGAGATGAGGGAGGGGATGGATGCACAAAGTGCACTGGGGGAACAGACAGACAGAGGGGACTCTAGGCCGCCTGACTCAAGGGTTGTCCTGGGTGGTCACCCTGATACAGATGAAGTCAGGCCAGACCAGACAGACTGACGGAGGAGGCGCTGGCAGTAGACCCAACCCAGAGAGGGTTCAGGGTGCCCCGGAGGATTAGACAAAGAAAAGTGATAGTGGACGTTCACACGGTCAGACGGAGGAGGCTCCGCGGGTCAGACGGCAGCCATGCGACAGACAAACAGAAGGGGTACTGGGCAGTTAAGCAGACAGATGGGAAGGCTCATGGGTTGGGCAATTAGAGAGGACGGAGCAGTGGGACAGAGCGGGGAGGTTCGGGCCCTGAGGCAGGCAGTCGGATGGGGGAGTCCGGGCCGGGGCTTACCGACCAGGTGCCAGGCCTTGCGCGGGCCGAAGCGGGCGCAGCGGCCTGCGGCGCGGTCAGCCTCGAAGCCCACGAGGGGCGTGCACAGCCCGTCGGCCACCTGaccgagcagcagcagcaggccgGCGCCGCGCGAGCTGTAGGCGCGCACCGAGTGCAGGTAGAGCAGCAGGTAGGTGAACCACATGGACGCGCAGAGGTCGTTGAGGAAGTGGCCCACGGCGTAGCTCAGCCGCGCGACCAGGGACAGCGGCCGCGGGGGCGCCCCCGCTCCGGCCGCCGGGGGCCGCGGGCCCATGGCGGCGCTCCGGGCTCGGCGCGTCCGTCCGGCGCCGGCAGACGGGCCCCCCGGCCCGGGCTGCCCGCGCCCCTCTCTTCCTGCTTCGCTACCCTCttccgccccgcccgccccgccgaCCGCTTTTGCGGCAACTAACCCGGTGAACCCGAGACTAGCTCGGGCGGGGCGGGGAATCCCGGGAGCGGCGTCCGCGTCCGCCAATCGGGGCCGCAGGCCAGGGACGGAAAGCCAATCATCACGAAGAGAGGCGTGGTCTCGGGGGTAGCCCGGCCTCAACACCCGGCACCGACGGGGCTGCTGGGTCCTAGCGCCCGACGGTCTCACAGTGGTTTGCGGACCCCTCCCACGGAAGTGGGGGGCGACGCCAAGGGCACCCCTAATCACACCCCCGTCTCTAGGCCCGCGCCATCTCAGCCTGCCTGCAAATTTGCGAGGCCTGCCTGCTGTAGGCCGGGGCAGACGGGGTGGGTTCGGGGCGTGGGTGGGTGGAAGAGAGGTCTGAGTCCGACCTCGCCTCTCTTGGGGCTCGGTGATTTCCCGACGCGGAGAAACCCAATCGGATGCAGAGAGGACGCATTAGTTCTAATTATTTAGTTATTAACGATAATAATGGGGATAATCAGAATTTTAACACCAGCTGGCATTTAATGAGCGCTGACTGTGCCGAGCGCCCCACGTGGATTTTCTCATCGCAGCAGAGTAGGAGGCGGGGCAAATCTCCGATTTCACAGGCGACAAACCCGCCCAGAGAGGGGACGCAGGTGCTCTGGGGCGCACAGTGAGTCAAGTGCATGCGACTCTGAGGCCTGTGCTCTggacccctccccatcctccttccaACAGCCCTCCCACGATTGGGTCACCACGCAAGCAGTTTCAAGTTCCTCCAAGCGTAGGGTGCAGCTCCCCCGGCCTCCGGGTCTCCACCAGCAGTGGTTTAAAAcctgcactctggagccagaGTCACGGgatccagccccagccccaccccctcctaGCTCTTCCAGCTGGGACGAGTCCATTTCGTGGGGCCTCAGTTCCCGAGCTCTAGAATGGGTATAATGTATGTTTAAAAGGATATAAGcgttatctttatttattttttttttttttggcctcaccgcgcggcaggtgggatcttaattccctgaccagggatggaacccgcgccccctgcagtggaagccacTCTGGAGCCAGAGTCACGGgatccagccccagccccaccccctcctaGCTCTTCCAGCTGGGACGAGTCCATTTCGTGGGGCCTCAGTTCCCGAGCTCTAGAATGGGTATAATGTATGTTTAAAAGGATATAAGcgttatctttatttatttttttttttttttggcctcaccgcgcggcaggtgggatcttaattccctgaccagggatggaacccgcgccccctgcagtggaagcgaggagtcttaaccactggacaagcagggaagccctttaagCGTTCTCTCAATATTCTCAGCCAGAAAGGCTTTCCAgcaccctctcctccctcctcggTTATTACTCCGGGTTCCACAGTGTCCTGGGCTGCCCCCATCACAACCCTGACACCTCTTCCTCTCCCCGCCCCAATTGTAactgtctcccccactggaccATGATCCCTGTGAAGGCAGGAACCGGGTCCGTCTTAGTCACTGCGTTGTCCCCAGcgatgcctggcacacagtaggaactcAAGAAACATCTGTCAAACGATTGAATGGTGGACATACAGGCAGAGAGTCAGAAATGCAGACAGAAATTGGGAAACAGAGGGGAACCCACTTATAAACTTGAAGCCCAGGCAGCCCAAGGGGTGCCTGGCCCAGACGACCACACGGACGCAGACCACCCACAATTCTTTCATGAAAAGGAGCCTGAAAAACTGGTGTGGATGGGGAATAGTGGCTCCAAGACAGATAGCCTggcaggggaagaaaggagaTAAGGGGTAGACCCAGATCTTTGATAAATGGATTAGGAGAGATAAGAACCACAAGTCTTTCCTCCCTGATGGGCATGCTCCCCTTTGATTTCTCCGAAGGAAATGGAAGACGACTTTTAAAATTACTAGCCTAGGGACTCCCCTGGTAGTTCAGGGGCTGAGACTCTGCGGAGTTCCcagtgcagggagcccaggttcgatccctggtcagggaactagataccacatgctgcaactaagagttcgcatgctgcaactaaaaaaagatcctgcatgctgcaactaagactcagtgcagccaaataaatatttttaaaaaatactaggcTAAGCTTTTTATTTGCATTCCTCCTCTCCTTTCATCCCTCAGCACTTCacacccatttttttaaagtctttatttattgaacttgttacaatattgcttctgttcttttttttaatatatataaaagtatttgtttttggctgcactgggtctttgttgctgcgtacgggctttctctagttgcggcgagcgggggctactcttcgttgcagtgcgcgggcttctcattgcagtggcttctcttgttgtggagcacgggctctaggcgcacgggcttcagtagttgcggcacatgggctcagtagttgcggctcgcaggctctagagcacaggctcagtagttgtggcgcacgggcttagttgctccgcggcatgtgggatcttcctggaccagggcatgaacctgtgtcccctgcattggcaggtggattcttaacccctgtgctaccagggaagtccccacacccattttacagatgaggaaactgaggctcagacagacGTCCCTTGCCAGAGGGCAAGCAGCTAACAAGAGGCGGATTCAAGTTTCCAACTGAGCTTCGTGTGACTTCCAGTATCTTTGAGTTATTTATTCACTGGCAGGAGAGAGCCCACCTGGAGGGAAAGGTGGCTCAGTTTTCCCTCTTATCCGCCTCCTGTGTGGGTCAGGAACACAAGACGTCATCCCCGCAGCCCCTTGGGGCAGATGCAGCAGGGGAACGAGGGGACATTTGGCAGAAGCACCAGCACATCTCTGATCTCTGGGTCCTTGTGCTGTTAGAGTCAGCTAGTATTTCCTGGCCCTGACTCTGTGGGGAAGGCAGGAACAGAGCTGATTCTGACCCTGGGGGAGCCAGGGAGCTGCCTCCCGAGCAtcatcagtcattcattcatgaactcattcattcattcattcatgaactcattcattcattcatacatgaactcattcattcatgaactcattcattcatgaactcattcattcattcattcatgaactcattcattcagtgcATCTGGTCTCAGGCTGAGCAATGCTGGACCCCCAAAGCTTCTGAAGTCCCTAGTCTTAAGGTGGGGGGGGCGGAGCCACACCCTCCGAGCCCCCCCCCGTGGTCAGTGCTGGGGCTGGAAGGATCAGACCAAAAAGGGTGACTGAGTGAGAGAGGAGAAGTTGGGACGTTACCCCCGGGTCACTGGAGCCACAGGAGAGTTTTTAGAAGCGGGGAGGGTCGGATAAAAAGCCTGTGGGGGTGAGGATGAGGGTGAGGGCGCTTTACTCCAAAGCAGGCCTCAGCTGCATGGCTGGGACACCAGTGGAGGGCATACATGACCCAAATAAGAGGCGGGGGCAGACTTGCTGGGAAAATCAGAGAAGGCCATTGCCTAGGGGAAGGAATGACGGGAAGGAGAGATAAATGCCCAGCCCTCAGGGAAGGACAGAAGGACAGACAGGCTTGCGGTCAGGAGAGATCTGGACATCCTTTGATGCCCCCAGAGCATCCCCAGCCCCCTCAGACGCGCCAGACCCgcgtctcccctcctcccagctggaGATCAGATGTCCCGGTGGCTGCTGTCCAGCCTCAGGAGAGGTGCTTGTTTTGATCTTCTTCTGACCCAGGtcaaaatggggggtgggggggcactcGGAGAGGGAGCGTTCGGACAGAGGCTCAGAAGAAATTTCCTTAGATCCCTGGGTGGCTGTGCAGAGCCCACAGCCAAGACCAAACCCAGGCAGTTTCATGCAAGCcaccgggcctcagtttccctttctgtgaAATGGAGGTGAGAGTAGCAACTCTGAATAGAGTTCTTGGGAGGCCTTGGGGAGATCAGACAGGTAAAGAACTTCCTGGGCCCTAGAACAGGGTTTCCCAAGCTGGCCAGTATTGACAGTTGGCACTGGATTGTTCTCGGTGGTGAGGGATGGCCTGGGCATTGCAGCATCTCTGGTCCCCACCCACCGGTCTCTAGACAtcgggcaggggcaggggagggggcaaaTTGCCCCCAGGTGGGAACCACTGCAGTAGAAAATTCTCTGTAACAGGGGCTTCAGTCTCCGTGGACAAGACTAGCCAATCCTTGTCTGTCCTTCTGTCCTACCCTGAGGGCTGGGCATTTATCTCTCCTTCCTGTCACCATCCCTACCCCTAGGCAGGGCCTTCTCTGATCTTTCTGAGCACTGTGCCGTGAATTAAACTCATTATGTCCTTCCACCGACCTCATAAAGGCAGACATGGTTATTATCCTACTTCACAGAGGGAgcaaactgaggtgcagagagttTTGATAAattgcccaagtcacacagctggggctCAGCGCCACCTCCCTGAGCTCCTGAGGGTCCAGCAGCAGTGGGGGTGCCACCTCCTCAGAGGTCTGAGACCCCTGTCTCCACACCCCTTCATTCCGGCAGCGGATACCTCTGTGTTTCCCTTTTGCCTTCTCGGCCCTTCAATGCCAATGAAAGCCATCCCCTGTATTAAATTCACTCTGTAAAAAAGCCTGAGCAGGGCTGGGATATCCTGGGAGCACCGACAACACCCTGATCCTTCCTGGCGGGGAGAGAAGTTGAACCACCCTATGTTGGCAAATAAGCATTAAAAACATaaacgggggacttccctggtggtccagtggttaagactctgacttccaacgcagggggagcaggttcaatccctggtcggggagctgagatcccacatgcctcgctgccaaaaaaccaaaacataaaacagaagcaatattgtaacaaattcagtaaagacttttaaaacggtccacatcaaaaaaacttaaaaaaaaaaaaaaagtaaatgagggacttccctggctgtccagtggttaagaccccgtgctCCCAATTCAGGAGGCACAGGGTCGACCCCtggtcctggtctgggaactaaggtcccacatgagcacggcgtggccaaaaaaaataaaaataaaaaaataaacggGAGGCACCACACCCCAGTAATTTCATGTCTTCCTACCTACCCTGGAACAGCTAACCAGGGGCATCAGACAGCAGGTTGGGAACATTTGAAGCAAGGGCTGCAATACAGTCATATGGA is drawn from Physeter macrocephalus isolate SW-GA unplaced genomic scaffold, ASM283717v5 random_163, whole genome shotgun sequence and contains these coding sequences:
- the MFSD12 gene encoding major facilitator superfamily domain-containing protein 12 isoform X1, translating into MGPRPPAAGAGAPPRPLSLVARLSYAVGHFLNDLCASMWFTYLLLYLHSVRAYSSRGAGLLLLLGQVADGLCTPLVGFEADRAAGRCARFGPRKAWHLVGTICVLLSFPFIFSPCLGCKATTPEWVALLYYGPFIVIFQFGWAATQIAHLSLIPELVTNDHEKVELTALRYAFTVVASITVYGAAWLLLHLQGSSHMGSTQDIYDQLGVQDVPVFRNLSLLVVGVGAVFSLLFHLGTREGRRRQVEEPDEHSPLLAPATARPLLLWKHWLREPAFYQVGLLYMSTRLIVNLSQTYMAMYLTYSLNLPKKFIATIPLVMYLSGFLFSFLLKPVNKCIGRNMTYFVGLLVILAFAAWVALADELGVAVYVVAVLLGMGCATILVTSLAMTADLIGPHTVGLLSQSGLGFGTRAEAWDADPLPVFPQHSGAFVYGAMSFSDKVANGLAVMAIQSLHPCSSELCCKACVAFYHWVMVAVTGGVGVAATLALCCLLVWPIRLRSCELQAPPPHKSPKPAMGVGLGQERPRPP
- the TEKTIP1 gene encoding tektin bundle-interacting protein 1 isoform X1, translated to MGHEAAGQLWYTGLTNSDSREAWNMLPRALDSPHLEAYAHRHGGHSPPAYTQRLRETAWYDPIIPAQYRGPRTQYGSVLWKDRPLRGEEYAPGARLPSSPPGPGGDLILQTLGRPQQSRNWEMKPKPRLVFLWNWCLEEAPQADSWWPGGHPGPDRNCRLWSEECAALAGWTLPCCCPGHVNHCQGHAAWLGDFGRVTASLGLRFQERDLIKIPHKIGMRNES
- the MFSD12 gene encoding major facilitator superfamily domain-containing protein 12 isoform X3; translated protein: MGPRPPAAGAGAPPRPLSLVARLSYAVGHFLNDLCASMWFTYLLLYLHSVRAYSSRGAGLLLLLGQVADGLCTPLVGFEADRAAGRCARFGPRKAWHLVGTICVLLSFPFIFSPCLGCKATTPEWVALLYYGPFIVIFQFGWAATQIAHLSLIPELVTNDHEKVELTALRYAFTVVASITVYGAAWLLLHLQGSSHMGSTQDIYDQLGVQDVPVFRNLSLLVVGVGAVFSLLFHLGTREGRRRQVEEPDEHSPLLAPATARPLLLWKHWLREPAFYQVGLLYMSTRLIVNLSQTYMAMYLTYSLNLPKKFIATIPLVMYLSGFLFSFLLKPVNKCIGRNMTYFVGLLVILAFAAWVALADELGVAVYVVAVLLGMGCATILVTSLAMTADLIGPHTHSGAFVYGAMSFSDKVANGLAVMAIQSLHPCSSELCCKACVAFYHWVMVAVTGGVGVAATLALCCLLVWPIRLRSCELQAPPPHKSPKPAMGVGLGQERPRPP
- the MFSD12 gene encoding major facilitator superfamily domain-containing protein 12 isoform X2, encoding MGPRPPAAGAGAPPRPLSLVARLSYAVGHFLNDLCASMWFTYLLLYLHSVRAYSSRGAGLLLLLGQVADGLCTPLVGFEADRAAGRCARFGPRKAWHLVGTICVLLSFPFIFSPCLGCKATTPEWVALLYYGPFIVIFQFGWAATQIAHLSLIPELVTNDHEKVELTALRYAFTVVASITVYGAAWLLLHLQGSSHMGSTQDIYDQLGVQDVPVFRNLSLLVVGVGAVFSLLFHLGTREGRRRQVEEPDEHSPLLAPATARPLLLWKHWLREPAFYQVGLLYMSTRLIVNLSQTYMAMYLTYSLNLPKKFIATIPLVMYLSGFLFSFLLKPVNKCIGRNMTYFVGLLVILAFAAWVALADELGVAVYVVAVLLGMGCATILVTSLAMTADLIGPHTVGLLSQSGLGFGTRAEAWDADPLPVFPQHSGAFVYGAMSFSDKVANGLAVMAIQSLHPCSSELCCKACVAFYHWVMVAVTGGVGVAATLALCCLLVWPIRLRSWDPGAQP